One stretch of Roseimicrobium sp. ORNL1 DNA includes these proteins:
- a CDS encoding DUF1501 domain-containing protein, protein MNQFSLQRRTLLRSLFSSSALLMPGVLSELCAASEGGEPLSPHRPHTEGRAKRIIFIYATGGVSHIDTFDPKSMAKGRDGTGEDKLMGNIFGSARNKRCGTEVSDIFPHVRGVMDEICLIRSMKASHFDHSEATLGMHTGSPTFARPSMGSWVSYGLGTFNQNLPSFVVVAPFLPYAGTQVYGSDFLPACHQGTRVIPGDNPIANLRPPGSTRDLQKLELDLVDRMNQRHFAARSHDTALAARIKSFETAFQMQQAAPEAFDVKSEPEHIRKLYGLDRTLKGAGSEFGWQCLVARRLAERGVRFIELIDTGSRPNWDSHGEMKDHAALAYNVDQPIAALITDLKQRGMLDETIILWATEFGRTPAREGTNGRGHHRDCFSIWLAGGGFKPGHVHGATDELGKYPIEKPVEVHDLHATVLNELGMDHEKLTFRHAGRDFRLTDVHGRVMQELLV, encoded by the coding sequence ATGAACCAGTTCTCCCTCCAGCGCCGCACCCTTCTCCGCTCGCTCTTCAGCAGCTCTGCGTTGCTCATGCCCGGTGTGCTCTCCGAGTTGTGCGCCGCCTCGGAGGGAGGTGAACCCCTCAGCCCGCATCGCCCGCACACGGAAGGAAGGGCGAAGCGCATCATCTTCATCTACGCGACGGGTGGTGTATCACACATTGATACCTTCGATCCCAAGTCCATGGCAAAGGGCCGCGATGGCACCGGCGAGGACAAGCTGATGGGCAACATCTTCGGTTCCGCGCGGAACAAGCGCTGTGGCACGGAGGTGAGCGATATCTTCCCCCATGTGCGTGGCGTCATGGATGAGATCTGCCTCATCCGCAGCATGAAGGCCTCCCACTTCGATCACTCGGAGGCCACGCTGGGCATGCACACCGGGTCGCCGACCTTTGCGCGGCCCAGCATGGGATCGTGGGTGAGTTATGGTCTTGGCACTTTCAATCAGAACCTGCCCAGCTTCGTGGTGGTTGCACCCTTCCTGCCGTACGCCGGCACGCAGGTGTATGGCAGCGATTTCCTGCCCGCGTGCCATCAGGGCACACGAGTCATTCCAGGAGACAACCCGATTGCCAACCTGCGCCCGCCAGGATCCACGAGGGATCTGCAGAAGCTGGAACTCGACCTCGTGGATCGCATGAACCAGCGGCACTTCGCTGCGCGTTCCCATGACACGGCACTGGCGGCGCGCATCAAGTCCTTCGAGACAGCCTTCCAGATGCAGCAGGCAGCACCGGAGGCCTTCGATGTGAAGTCGGAGCCCGAGCACATTCGCAAGCTCTATGGGCTCGATCGCACGCTGAAGGGCGCGGGCTCAGAGTTCGGCTGGCAGTGCCTCGTGGCACGTCGTCTCGCGGAGCGGGGAGTACGTTTTATTGAGCTCATCGACACTGGCTCGCGCCCCAATTGGGATTCCCACGGGGAGATGAAGGACCACGCCGCACTGGCCTACAATGTGGATCAACCCATCGCGGCACTCATCACCGACTTGAAGCAGCGTGGCATGTTGGATGAAACCATCATCCTCTGGGCCACCGAGTTTGGCCGCACTCCGGCGCGTGAGGGCACGAACGGACGCGGGCACCATCGGGACTGCTTCAGCATCTGGCTCGCCGGTGGTGGCTTCAAGCCCGGCCACGTGCACGGCGCCACGGATGAGCTCGGCAAGTATCCCATTGAGAAGCCGGTGGAAGTGCATGACCTGCATGCGACCGTGCTGAACGAGCTCGGCATGGATCATGAAAAGCTCACCTTCCGCCATGCAGGCCGCGACTTCCGCCTCACGGATGTGCACGGGCGCGTGATGCAGGAACTGCTGGTGTGA
- a CDS encoding DUF2752 domain-containing protein, producing the protein MVLKPRVALVLAITVGMVIAATALYQNPPGSSWITPPCMMHKYTGLHCPGCGSTRATYALLHGDVLGALKKNIIFVIALPFLLWWIARSTWRWIHNRPSPPDTQARLDFQKRLSWALVVIVMLFSVFRNLPWAPFNWLAPH; encoded by the coding sequence ATGGTGCTCAAGCCCCGTGTGGCCTTGGTGCTGGCGATCACCGTCGGAATGGTGATCGCCGCCACAGCGTTGTATCAGAATCCCCCGGGCTCCTCGTGGATCACGCCCCCGTGCATGATGCACAAGTACACCGGCCTGCACTGCCCCGGCTGCGGCTCCACGCGCGCCACCTACGCGCTGCTGCACGGTGATGTCCTCGGGGCGCTGAAGAAAAACATCATCTTTGTCATCGCGCTGCCTTTCCTGCTCTGGTGGATCGCGCGATCGACGTGGCGCTGGATCCACAACCGCCCCTCACCACCGGACACCCAGGCCCGGCTGGATTTTCAGAAGCGCCTGAGCTGGGCGCTCGTGGTCATCGTGATGCTGTTCTCCGTGTTCCGCAATCTCCCCTGGGCGCCCTTCAACTGGCTCGCGCCGCACTGA
- a CDS encoding CD225/dispanin family protein, protein MDKAQLFGCFGAMYYVGKNGQQTGPFTLDQVKAKYATGEILPTDLVWKEGTADWKPASNFTEFSAPAAITPSYQSESAPGPVTPSYLPQSAAPTSYVPGPGGAMAPAAKIPNYLVWSILSTLCCCLPFGIVAIVFSAQVNSKLAAGDVAGAMASSEKAKMWCWIAFGCGLVTNAIAFVVNFMAASQQAASGM, encoded by the coding sequence GTGGACAAGGCGCAGCTCTTCGGCTGTTTTGGCGCCATGTACTACGTAGGAAAGAACGGACAACAGACGGGCCCCTTCACTCTTGATCAAGTGAAGGCCAAGTACGCCACTGGCGAAATCCTGCCCACGGATCTCGTCTGGAAGGAAGGCACCGCCGACTGGAAGCCGGCCAGCAACTTCACTGAGTTCTCCGCTCCGGCCGCCATCACGCCCAGCTACCAGTCAGAGTCCGCGCCCGGTCCCGTAACGCCATCCTACCTTCCCCAGTCCGCCGCGCCCACTTCCTACGTTCCCGGCCCGGGAGGCGCGATGGCCCCGGCGGCCAAGATTCCCAATTACCTGGTCTGGTCCATTCTCTCCACGCTCTGCTGCTGCCTTCCCTTCGGCATCGTGGCCATTGTGTTCTCCGCCCAGGTGAACAGCAAGCTCGCCGCCGGTGACGTCGCAGGCGCCATGGCCTCCTCCGAGAAGGCCAAGATGTGGTGCTGGATCGCCTTTGGTTGCGGCCTGGTCACCAACGCCATCGCGTTTGTCGTAAATTTCATGGCGGCATCGCAGCAGGCGGCGTCCGGCATGTAA
- a CDS encoding DUF4339 domain-containing protein, with product MAYTIQRQTEKLGPFDLAQVRVMADAGEVSATDLVWVEGTSVPTTVGALLQGVEVAPAPAAAPVFKKGPALTSFFLAAAGLIPGVGLFCAIPAIYFGLKGLKATRAEPQSRERMHAMVGVCVGSFLTLMYLILILAFVMKR from the coding sequence ATGGCCTACACGATTCAGCGTCAGACGGAGAAGCTCGGTCCTTTTGACCTGGCCCAGGTGCGTGTCATGGCCGATGCGGGTGAAGTTTCCGCCACGGATCTGGTGTGGGTGGAGGGGACCTCTGTACCCACCACGGTGGGCGCGCTCCTGCAGGGCGTGGAGGTGGCTCCAGCTCCCGCCGCCGCCCCTGTGTTCAAAAAGGGACCGGCGCTCACCTCCTTCTTCCTCGCCGCTGCCGGTTTGATTCCGGGAGTGGGTCTCTTCTGCGCCATTCCAGCCATTTACTTTGGTTTGAAGGGACTGAAGGCCACCCGGGCGGAGCCCCAGAGCCGGGAGCGCATGCATGCCATGGTCGGTGTGTGTGTCGGCAGCTTTCTGACGCTGATGTACCTGATCTTGATCCTCGCGTTTGTGATGAAGCGATGA
- a CDS encoding DUF4339 domain-containing protein, translating to MVYTIQRHTEQYGPYDITQVRAMAQTGQLLATDLVWPQGSNTPTTVAALLQGLQGDATGGLIPYKNGPALTAYYLAVAALIPVFGFFCAIPAFFLGLKGLKKAKLEPHVRGQVHAWIGVVVGGLLTLGYLIGIAFIVIALVRR from the coding sequence ATGGTCTACACCATCCAGCGACACACGGAGCAGTACGGTCCCTACGACATCACTCAGGTGCGCGCCATGGCGCAGACGGGCCAGCTCCTGGCCACGGACCTTGTCTGGCCGCAGGGGTCGAATACACCCACGACAGTCGCTGCCCTGCTGCAGGGCTTGCAGGGCGATGCGACCGGTGGTCTCATCCCATATAAGAATGGTCCTGCGCTCACGGCCTATTATCTTGCAGTGGCCGCATTGATTCCAGTCTTCGGATTTTTCTGCGCGATACCGGCCTTCTTTCTCGGGCTCAAGGGGCTGAAGAAAGCCAAGCTGGAACCGCACGTGCGTGGCCAGGTACACGCCTGGATCGGTGTCGTGGTCGGTGGATTGCTGACGCTCGGCTACCTGATTGGGATCGCCTTCATCGTGATTGCGCTGGTGAGGCGCTGA
- the wrbA gene encoding NAD(P)H:quinone oxidoreductase: MSTKVKVIFYSLYGHIYHMAEAIAAGAREAGAEVELLQVQETLSDDIIAKMGATEAKKAFAHVPIADPKKLGEADAIIFGTGTRFGSATAQMQAFFDATGSLWTTGALVGKVGGVFSSTASQHGGQETTLISMQTFLFHQGMVVVGVPYAAPELLNMKEITGGSPYGSTTITGPQGERLPSENELAIARYQGKHTAQIAAKVAAK; this comes from the coding sequence ATGAGCACCAAGGTCAAAGTAATCTTCTACAGCCTGTACGGACACATCTACCACATGGCGGAGGCCATCGCGGCCGGCGCACGTGAAGCGGGTGCCGAAGTGGAACTCCTGCAGGTGCAGGAAACGCTCTCCGACGACATCATCGCCAAGATGGGTGCCACCGAGGCGAAGAAAGCCTTCGCCCATGTGCCCATCGCGGATCCGAAGAAACTCGGGGAAGCGGATGCCATCATCTTCGGCACCGGCACGCGCTTCGGCAGCGCCACGGCACAGATGCAGGCCTTCTTTGATGCCACTGGCTCCCTCTGGACCACCGGCGCACTGGTGGGCAAGGTGGGCGGCGTCTTTTCCTCCACGGCCAGCCAGCACGGCGGCCAGGAAACCACGCTCATCAGCATGCAGACCTTCCTCTTCCACCAGGGTATGGTGGTGGTGGGCGTACCCTATGCCGCGCCGGAGCTGCTGAACATGAAGGAAATCACCGGTGGCTCCCCCTATGGCTCCACGACCATCACGGGTCCCCAAGGTGAGCGCCTGCCAAGCGAAAACGAACTGGCCATCGCCCGCTACCAGGGCAAGCACACCGCACAGATAGCGGCGAAGGTGGCGGCGAAGTAA
- a CDS encoding sigma factor: protein MMPTGAHTIPPGDMFATTRWTMVLAAGQRSTPESDLALEELCRTYWYPLYAYVRRRGHTKEDAEDLTQAFFARLLEKNSLEGLSSERGKFRAFLLAALKHFLANEWDRASRQKRGGGSVHLSLDWESGDERYQCEVVDTLSPDLQYDRAWAVTLLERVVARLRDEHAAEQKAELFDALKPFLTMEKGAIPYATVATTLGMSEGAARVAVHRLRQRYREVLRAEIAQTLADPSAVTEELQALFASFAS, encoded by the coding sequence ATGATGCCCACCGGAGCGCACACCATTCCACCCGGCGACATGTTCGCCACCACACGCTGGACCATGGTGCTGGCCGCGGGACAGCGCAGCACACCGGAGTCTGACCTGGCACTGGAAGAACTGTGCCGCACGTACTGGTACCCGCTCTATGCGTATGTGCGGCGTCGTGGCCACACCAAAGAAGACGCGGAAGATCTCACGCAGGCATTCTTCGCGCGCCTGCTGGAGAAGAATTCCCTTGAGGGACTCAGCAGCGAGCGCGGGAAGTTTCGCGCCTTCCTGCTGGCCGCGCTGAAACATTTCCTGGCAAACGAATGGGACCGCGCCTCGCGGCAGAAGCGGGGTGGGGGATCCGTGCATCTCTCGCTGGATTGGGAGAGCGGCGATGAACGCTACCAGTGCGAGGTGGTGGATACGCTGAGCCCCGATCTCCAGTATGACCGCGCGTGGGCCGTGACCCTTCTGGAGCGCGTGGTGGCCCGATTGCGTGACGAGCATGCTGCGGAACAGAAAGCAGAACTGTTCGATGCCCTGAAACCCTTCCTCACCATGGAAAAGGGCGCGATTCCCTACGCTACAGTAGCAACAACATTGGGCATGAGCGAAGGCGCAGCACGAGTTGCAGTGCATCGCCTGCGGCAGCGTTATCGCGAAGTGTTGCGCGCCGAGATCGCCCAGACGCTGGCCGATCCTTCCGCCGTGACGGAGGAACTGCAGGCGCTGTTTGCCTCCTTTGCCAGTTGA
- a CDS encoding serine/threonine-protein kinase — protein sequence MNTSPPSGSPPGAKKCVQCGALLPPGRLEGLCAACLLQQGVMTDAPTRGGASSFEPPSIAEVARLFPQLEILAFIGRGGMGAVYKARQPALDRFVALKLLAPQRTDSGFAERFGREARALAKLVHPNIVAVHDFGQVEGWNYIIMEFVDGVNLRQLERAGRLSPREALQIVPQVCDALQFAHDNSIVHRDIKPENVLMDTRGRVKIADFGIAKLLERSENDQFMTGAQEVMGTPHYMAPEQVERPQEVDHRADIYSLGVVFYELLTGELPLGKFQPPSRKVMVDVRLDEVVLRALEKAPELRYQTASEFGTEVETVRSTPQAAEAEEPEQEQEQEREITLNEQLWKAVPLVAILMVFFNPWGFRGWWYFAGGCAVLAVLPPITLPSSPSAQHRRELYRLMGFRTQWGQWCLSLSWLGFLGFLGFIEGWEWMLGFLGFFGFMGLAVFAELIARRWEPAPVTTPESSGRRRSLVRRILHKTLVTLVVVVVIGGVIRTVLVEPFRAATNAAAPEIPKGSHMLVWKIATRFSRGDLIAYRYQGVVCVGRVKAVHGDEFTVAHYNRPDVIISSGAVVGRVVSVYWRAPMPAESDAAATIFGPTMERVLPAPGPGVPSVLSFRNGDLYSPPRSVSEKFERGEAILSPENLKWLRDADGDVVMQSSLDGSLRLIEAVAMKPAVNGRTFKWDDITPEEVERFVSQADWERKQYTQDGSSGFMATTAFSPEVLFFVTRRGTKGVLEIFPMALGDRNVKIRYKMLTTPSLYPNAPDYPSAH from the coding sequence ATGAACACATCACCGCCATCAGGCAGCCCTCCGGGAGCGAAGAAATGCGTGCAATGCGGCGCGCTGCTGCCTCCGGGCCGACTGGAAGGCCTGTGTGCCGCCTGCCTCTTGCAGCAAGGCGTCATGACGGATGCACCCACCAGGGGCGGCGCCTCATCCTTCGAGCCACCGTCGATTGCGGAAGTCGCGCGGCTTTTCCCGCAGCTGGAGATTCTCGCGTTCATCGGGCGGGGCGGCATGGGCGCTGTGTACAAGGCACGCCAGCCGGCACTGGATCGCTTTGTGGCGCTGAAGCTCCTCGCCCCGCAGCGCACGGATTCCGGTTTTGCAGAGCGATTTGGACGCGAGGCCCGCGCGCTGGCGAAGCTGGTGCATCCGAACATCGTGGCCGTGCACGACTTCGGCCAGGTGGAGGGGTGGAACTACATCATCATGGAGTTCGTGGATGGCGTGAATCTCCGGCAGCTCGAGCGCGCCGGCCGTCTCTCGCCACGCGAGGCACTCCAGATCGTGCCCCAGGTGTGTGATGCCCTGCAGTTCGCGCATGACAACAGCATCGTGCATCGCGACATCAAACCGGAGAACGTGCTGATGGACACGCGCGGCCGCGTGAAGATCGCGGACTTCGGCATCGCGAAGCTGCTGGAGCGCTCCGAGAACGATCAGTTCATGACCGGCGCGCAGGAGGTGATGGGCACGCCGCACTATATGGCGCCCGAGCAGGTGGAGCGTCCGCAGGAGGTGGATCACCGTGCGGACATCTACTCACTGGGCGTGGTCTTTTACGAGTTGCTCACCGGTGAACTGCCGCTCGGGAAATTCCAACCTCCCTCACGGAAGGTCATGGTGGATGTGCGCCTGGATGAAGTGGTGCTGCGCGCCCTGGAGAAGGCACCTGAGCTACGCTACCAAACTGCCTCGGAATTTGGCACCGAGGTGGAGACGGTGAGATCCACGCCACAAGCCGCGGAAGCTGAAGAGCCGGAACAGGAACAAGAACAAGAGCGCGAAATCACCTTGAATGAGCAACTTTGGAAGGCCGTTCCTCTGGTGGCCATCCTGATGGTGTTCTTCAATCCCTGGGGATTCAGGGGGTGGTGGTACTTCGCGGGAGGCTGTGCGGTGCTCGCGGTGCTGCCCCCCATCACGCTTCCGAGTTCACCCAGTGCCCAGCACCGGCGGGAACTCTATCGCTTGATGGGATTCCGTACCCAGTGGGGTCAGTGGTGCCTCAGCCTGAGCTGGCTTGGGTTCCTCGGCTTTTTGGGCTTCATCGAAGGATGGGAGTGGATGCTCGGGTTCCTGGGATTCTTCGGCTTCATGGGGCTGGCAGTGTTTGCGGAGCTCATTGCGCGGCGATGGGAACCCGCGCCCGTAACCACCCCTGAGTCATCCGGGCGTCGCCGCTCTCTCGTCCGCCGCATCCTTCATAAAACTCTGGTCACCCTGGTCGTGGTCGTCGTGATCGGGGGCGTGATTCGCACGGTCCTGGTGGAGCCTTTCCGCGCTGCCACGAATGCCGCCGCGCCGGAGATCCCCAAGGGCAGCCACATGCTCGTGTGGAAGATCGCGACTCGGTTCTCCCGCGGAGATCTGATTGCCTACCGCTACCAGGGCGTGGTGTGCGTGGGCCGAGTCAAAGCAGTCCATGGCGATGAATTCACGGTCGCGCACTACAATCGGCCCGACGTCATCATTTCAAGTGGAGCGGTGGTGGGCCGCGTGGTCAGCGTCTACTGGCGGGCACCCATGCCAGCAGAGAGTGATGCGGCTGCCACCATCTTTGGTCCCACGATGGAGCGTGTATTGCCGGCACCAGGGCCGGGTGTTCCCTCTGTTCTGTCCTTTCGCAATGGCGACCTGTATTCTCCTCCCCGTTCGGTCTCGGAAAAGTTTGAGCGTGGGGAAGCCATCCTTTCTCCAGAGAATCTGAAATGGCTGCGCGATGCCGATGGCGATGTGGTGATGCAGTCCTCTCTCGATGGCTCTCTGCGCCTGATTGAGGCTGTGGCCATGAAGCCCGCGGTGAATGGACGCACCTTCAAATGGGATGACATCACGCCCGAGGAAGTGGAACGCTTTGTGAGTCAGGCGGACTGGGAACGCAAGCAATACACACAGGATGGCAGCAGCGGCTTCATGGCGACCACGGCGTTCTCACCTGAAGTGCTTTTCTTCGTCACCCGGCGCGGCACCAAGGGCGTGCTGGAAATCTTCCCCATGGCTCTCGGTGACCGCAACGTGAAGATCCGGTACAAGATGCTCACGACCCCGTCCCTGTATCCCAACGCGCCCGACTACCCTTCCGCACACTGA
- a CDS encoding heparan-alpha-glucosaminide N-acetyltransferase domain-containing protein: MPVLTSRLSWIDLMRGLAVVGMLVTHVMNAFLHPVYENTGWRHEFSSYSGLVAPSFFWIAGYVQGLAIRRAHREQKPVGGFHRWHRLGIVLLIGYLLHLPLAYWLKGDFGSESWKTFLQVDALQCLAASLALLLSMGIAGVRWFELLVVAAGGLAVFLAPLAGTWHTGFWFLDAWLNHDTGSLFPLFPWFGFAAAGCLASRWEPSWKWFVPLSALLVASGYMFEPSSWSYTHPSFFAERLGWVCLIAAVMHGMARWFAPQWLLLAGRESLFVYVSHLLILFSIPFTGKTLTEAIGHTLSPWQVLLLSVALVVVCLWLAALNERRKRRLLTK, encoded by the coding sequence ATGCCCGTTCTCACCTCGCGACTTTCCTGGATCGATCTGATGCGGGGTCTTGCCGTGGTGGGCATGCTGGTCACGCATGTGATGAATGCCTTTCTCCACCCAGTCTATGAGAACACGGGGTGGCGGCATGAGTTCAGTTCCTACAGTGGTCTGGTGGCGCCCTCGTTTTTCTGGATTGCCGGTTATGTGCAGGGCCTGGCCATCCGTCGAGCGCACCGCGAACAGAAGCCGGTGGGTGGCTTCCACCGCTGGCACCGTTTGGGGATCGTCTTGCTCATCGGCTACCTGCTGCATCTGCCGCTCGCATATTGGTTGAAGGGTGACTTCGGCTCCGAGAGCTGGAAGACCTTCCTGCAGGTGGATGCCCTGCAATGTCTCGCGGCGAGCCTCGCGCTGCTGCTGAGCATGGGCATTGCCGGAGTGCGATGGTTTGAGTTGCTGGTGGTAGCAGCCGGTGGATTGGCCGTGTTCCTGGCACCTCTGGCGGGCACGTGGCACACGGGATTCTGGTTTCTTGATGCGTGGCTGAATCACGACACCGGCTCGCTGTTCCCGCTCTTCCCGTGGTTTGGGTTTGCTGCCGCCGGTTGTCTGGCCAGCCGCTGGGAGCCCTCGTGGAAGTGGTTTGTGCCGCTTTCCGCATTGCTGGTTGCCAGCGGTTACATGTTTGAACCCAGTTCGTGGTCCTATACGCATCCGTCATTCTTTGCCGAGCGACTCGGTTGGGTGTGCCTCATCGCGGCGGTCATGCATGGCATGGCCAGGTGGTTCGCGCCGCAATGGCTGCTGCTGGCGGGGAGAGAGTCCTTGTTTGTCTATGTCTCCCACCTGCTGATTCTGTTCTCCATTCCCTTCACGGGAAAGACGCTCACGGAAGCCATTGGCCACACACTCTCGCCCTGGCAGGTGCTCCTTCTTTCGGTCGCGTTGGTGGTCGTATGCCTCTGGCTGGCCGCGCTCAATGAACGACGAAAGCGCCGTCTCCTGACAAAGTGA
- a CDS encoding glycosyltransferase family 39 protein — MSALWSRLTSRHAWLVLLALTLLLYLPGTGSIPLMDRDEPRFARATAEMMQRGSWVLPYFNSDPAQTDAQRVALMKEGRSAVEVGFRFDKPPLTYWWMRLHFHLLGFNELAARMHSVLSVWLVALVIFRLGNDLGGRAAGWWGAVGWITSLQALIHGRLCVADMPMVFCVSLAMLALSKILLSPPDKARPFSKWWWILWVSLGLGFLAKGPIALLVPALALVLYRVAFWRKPVPWGKLGLGAGVVLALAIVAAWGIPALVQTEGKFWNVGMGEHVVKRGTQAFNGRTILPGYYLISAFLSLLPWMVFLPRIWRHVRSHWDAPRALLVAWFAAPQLIFLFYATQLPHYTMPGFAGFFVLLGLTMADAEQKRSTVPAKLGSFGASYLGVFALLSVGIITAVWVGGLVPQPALRLMITSGAVMLGALAALGAAAVWRRWTLAGFSLAALVFGLAVFGASLRSIHPIVQMAPVLRGLPKESNALAWQYTEPCLVFYSDHPWTMLSKIDRVRERMQQPRTGVVVTQISEWTLAHWWKCLTSATKDEHPKAARDFQKEVDALTQAVSTDYDWTDSSGFNAARSSWVTVRVFVRKSPPKSSRAELTATAQDDGAKR; from the coding sequence ATGAGCGCCCTCTGGTCCCGCCTGACCAGCCGCCACGCCTGGCTGGTGCTCCTCGCGCTGACACTGCTCCTGTATCTGCCGGGCACAGGATCCATCCCGCTGATGGATCGCGATGAGCCGCGCTTCGCGCGCGCCACGGCGGAGATGATGCAGCGGGGTTCGTGGGTCCTGCCGTATTTCAATTCCGATCCTGCCCAAACAGACGCGCAGAGAGTCGCGCTGATGAAGGAGGGACGCAGCGCGGTGGAAGTCGGCTTTCGTTTCGACAAACCCCCGCTCACCTACTGGTGGATGCGCCTGCATTTTCACCTGTTGGGATTCAATGAGCTCGCCGCGCGTATGCACTCGGTGCTTTCCGTGTGGCTGGTGGCACTGGTGATCTTCCGCCTGGGGAACGATCTCGGGGGGCGCGCCGCCGGATGGTGGGGGGCGGTGGGATGGATCACATCACTCCAAGCTCTCATCCATGGACGGCTCTGCGTGGCGGACATGCCCATGGTGTTCTGCGTTTCACTGGCCATGCTGGCGCTATCGAAGATTCTGCTTTCACCCCCGGACAAGGCGCGGCCGTTCAGCAAGTGGTGGTGGATCTTGTGGGTATCACTGGGTCTCGGTTTCCTGGCGAAGGGGCCCATTGCCCTGCTGGTGCCCGCGCTCGCGCTCGTGCTGTACCGTGTGGCCTTCTGGAGAAAGCCGGTGCCGTGGGGCAAGCTGGGCCTCGGCGCTGGTGTGGTGCTGGCGCTGGCCATCGTGGCCGCGTGGGGCATTCCGGCTCTCGTTCAGACAGAAGGAAAATTCTGGAATGTGGGCATGGGTGAGCATGTGGTGAAGCGCGGTACCCAGGCATTCAACGGCCGCACCATCCTGCCTGGCTACTACCTCATCAGCGCCTTCCTCAGCCTGCTGCCGTGGATGGTGTTCCTCCCCAGGATCTGGCGTCATGTGCGCTCCCACTGGGATGCCCCTCGTGCGCTGCTCGTGGCATGGTTCGCCGCCCCGCAGCTGATCTTTCTCTTCTACGCGACCCAGCTTCCGCACTACACCATGCCGGGCTTTGCAGGGTTCTTTGTGTTGCTGGGCCTGACCATGGCCGATGCGGAACAGAAGCGGTCAACCGTTCCGGCGAAGCTGGGCTCTTTCGGTGCTTCGTACCTTGGCGTGTTTGCCCTGCTGTCCGTGGGCATCATCACTGCGGTGTGGGTGGGCGGCCTGGTGCCACAACCGGCATTGCGCCTGATGATCACCAGCGGTGCCGTCATGTTGGGTGCGCTTGCCGCGTTGGGCGCGGCGGCGGTGTGGCGTCGCTGGACACTGGCCGGATTTTCGCTGGCCGCGCTGGTGTTCGGGCTCGCGGTGTTTGGTGCTTCGCTACGTTCCATTCACCCGATCGTCCAGATGGCACCGGTGCTGCGCGGGCTTCCCAAGGAGTCGAATGCCCTCGCGTGGCAGTACACGGAGCCGTGCCTGGTCTTCTACTCGGACCATCCCTGGACCATGCTCTCCAAGATCGATCGTGTCCGCGAGCGCATGCAACAGCCGCGCACGGGCGTGGTCGTCACACAGATCTCCGAGTGGACTCTGGCCCACTGGTGGAAGTGCCTCACCAGTGCCACGAAAGACGAGCATCCGAAAGCGGCTCGCGATTTCCAGAAGGAAGTGGACGCCCTCACCCAGGCGGTGAGTACGGACTACGACTGGACGGATTCCAGCGGCTTCAACGCCGCCCGCAGCAGTTGGGTCACCGTGCGGGTGTTTGTGCGGAAGTCGCCGCCGAAATCTTCAAGAGCGGAGCTCACTGCCACTGCTCAAGACGACGGCGCCAAGCGGTGA
- a CDS encoding phosphatase PAP2 family protein: MNSPLVKIVRRRKRRRLPTTMKMWPDITLLCKHMAGTFRRRARLIIAITLFVLLAIGFLLLPKDSEVLRALQLKHVPNKELRQDLKDLSGDIGEWGDFAGYNLVLVVGLWLGGRAFRSRYFQRLAVASMLCAIFAGAVANVFRFTVGRPRPRAIERDGVRDGIYGPQVRWNYNSFPSGHTATAFGSAIPLAVAMPPVGVPALIAAGGVCWARMYGNQHHPSDVAVAIWLAVLFGVPLGLAVRRTRHIRAGDGPDGPTEEEEEQLQDMEPTEGVLPVPVTSPSPLGAVVLSSGSELRS; encoded by the coding sequence ATGAACTCTCCCCTCGTGAAGATAGTGCGGCGGAGAAAACGCCGTCGCCTGCCGACCACCATGAAAATGTGGCCGGACATCACCCTGCTATGCAAACACATGGCAGGCACCTTTCGTCGTCGTGCGCGATTGATCATCGCCATCACGTTGTTCGTGCTCCTCGCCATCGGTTTCCTTTTGCTGCCGAAGGACAGCGAAGTGCTGCGCGCGCTGCAATTGAAGCATGTCCCCAACAAGGAGCTGCGCCAGGACCTGAAGGATCTCTCCGGAGACATCGGCGAGTGGGGTGACTTCGCCGGATACAACCTCGTGCTCGTCGTGGGTCTCTGGCTCGGAGGGCGCGCCTTCCGTTCGCGTTATTTCCAGCGGCTCGCGGTGGCGAGCATGCTGTGCGCGATTTTCGCCGGCGCGGTGGCCAATGTGTTTCGCTTCACGGTGGGGCGGCCACGTCCGCGCGCCATCGAGCGCGATGGTGTGAGGGACGGCATCTACGGTCCACAGGTGCGATGGAACTACAATTCCTTCCCCTCTGGTCATACGGCCACGGCGTTTGGCTCAGCCATTCCCCTCGCGGTGGCCATGCCGCCCGTGGGGGTGCCGGCCTTGATCGCGGCCGGCGGCGTGTGCTGGGCGCGCATGTATGGCAACCAGCATCACCCTTCGGACGTGGCCGTGGCCATCTGGCTGGCGGTGCTCTTCGGCGTGCCTTTGGGTCTGGCGGTACGACGTACCAGACACATCCGTGCTGGCGATGGACCGGATGGCCCCACGGAGGAAGAGGAGGAGCAACTGCAGGACATGGAACCCACGGAGGGTGTCCTCCCTGTCCCCGTGACTTCCCCTTCACCGCTTGGCGCCGTCGTCTTGAGCAGTGGCAGTGAGCTCCGCTCTTGA